The Ancylothrix sp. D3o genome contains the following window.
ATGGCAGTGAGGTCGGTGAGGTCGGTGAGGCCGGTGAAGTTGGTGGAGACGGTGGTGGCGAAAACGCCGGTGGTGGTGGGGAGGCCGGGGATGTCCATTTTATCTATGCCGGCCTGGAACAGCCGTAAGTTTAAGCATTTCCAAGCATGACACCGGCCTTTTCACGTTCAAGAGCTTCTCTACGTTCACCGGCCCCTAACAGATCCCCCGGCCCCAAACATCCGTCTGTCTCACCCCATTCAAGGGCTCTTGGCGTTTCACCGGCACTCACAAATCCACCGCCATCAAAAAATCCACCGGCCCCATGACATCTTGAACTTCTCTAAGAACTTATAGGCTCAGGCTGAATATTCGCTTCTCACAACACCAGCGTCATCCAATCTCCCCGGCCTGCCAAATCAATACCCCATCCCCAACTACTATTTGGTTGGCATAGCGGGTTATCAGCCAAGGCATCTGCTCTCAGTCTCAGATGGCGTGTTGGAGCCGGTAGTATTTAGGAGTTCCTTGAAATAACGAATATGCCACTCGTTTTCACCGGCATAATAAGCTTTTGTGCTGTTTGGGCTAATTATAACTGAGTTACCGCTCGTAGTTTGGAAGGGGGCCGTTTAGATTTCAGATTTGACACAATGGGTAAGGGAATATTTGCTTCTTTGGCAATCCTCAAAACTTTTTGTCAAAGTAAAGTATCTGGCTGATAATTATTTGAAAGAATACAGCCTAATCTTGTAGAAAAGTCAACTTTAGGGAGCGTCTGTACTTGTGAAAACAGGGTAGCCAATCTTTCTATTCTGACTTGTCTATGAATCTGTAATAACCCTATCAATAACTGAAATGTCCTAAACTGAGGGGGATTTACTTGCTTTGCGAGGTGGTTATGATAAAATCCAGATAATATTTTCGTTGGACGTCAAGGTACAATTGAAACCATTATTTTTTTTACCACACTCTTATCTCAAGATACAACCCATAAGGCTGTTAGACTTCTTGTCACCCCGTCATGAAAAACAGAAAATTATAGAAAATATTCTAGACATAGCACTTTTTATATTGGACTTTGGGGTGAATCATGGGTCGATTCGATGTTTAGTAATTGGCAGGTTGTTGTTGAATTAATGTCTTTGTCTCCACATAAACTACCTAATTATCAACAAGGAATAAGAGCTATGAGGCTTATTCTATCAGCGTTATAAGCGACTTGTCACCCCGACAGGAAGAGTTTAGACCCTTGGCTTATCCAGTAGCATATCGCAGAGAATGCGGCGGCGTTGGGATTTCCCTAATCTCGGCGTCGCCTCTTTTTTATCCGCCTTCTCAAGCGGCGATCACTTTTTTGCAGCGGTAGGGAGCAAGATGCTCCCACTCCTTTGTAGAATTGGGCAATTCCTACAAGACTCCCTATCTAACAATTTTCCTTTTTATAGATAAAAACTGCCTATTCATCAACCGAACAGGTGGAGGCGATCGCCTCCCCCTGAGTTATAATCCAAAAAAACCATTGACACCCGTCCATAAAACCCGTCCATCTAATTTTTTCGGGGACTTCTCCGTCCCTCGGTTAGCTATATCTCCAGCCCTTTTTAAAAGTCTTATTTTTTGGGGCAGGAATAGAGGTAAGATGAGAGACAAATAGGGACAAAAAAACGTTTGTTGTCCCTAAAGGGGTGTTAAATTGCAGCGGTTCTATAAAAAACCCTGTTTTTAACCTCTACTGTACAAGCGTTTTAGGGGTAACTTTTATCCCGGATTGAAATGGGGTCTAATTTCCCACACAGGGATGATTTTTTTTAAGGCAATCTGTTCCGACATTCTTTACCAGGTTGTAAAACAATGAAGGCCAATTTATTCAAACCACTTCCCAAGTTTAAACCTGTGCATCTTCTCAATCGAGTCAAAAAAATTATTCCGCCTTCTTTCAAGCGACAGGGAAAACTTACTCAGCGATACACTTTAGATTTAATCACAGGTAAGCTGGGGAAGTTTGTAAACTCACCTCGACTCTCCCCAGGAAAATTAGAATTATTTGAATCTCAAATAAGCATCCGCCAAGTTATCCCTAATAACAGTTATTTAGAAAATAGGAAGCATAATTTAGCGACAGCGATCGCCTGCATCGAAAATATCCCCATCCAGCCAGGTCAAATCTTTTCATTTTGGCATTTAGTGGGAGAACCCAGCCAACAAAAGGGATACCTAGAAAGTCGAGCGATCGTCAACAATCAACTTAAATATGATTTGGGCGGCGGTTTATGTCAGCTACCCGGACTCCTGTATGTTTTAA
Protein-coding sequences here:
- a CDS encoding VanW family protein; the protein is MKANLFKPLPKFKPVHLLNRVKKIIPPSFKRQGKLTQRYTLDLITGKLGKFVNSPRLSPGKLELFESQISIRQVIPNNSYLENRKHNLATAIACIENIPIQPGQIFSFWHLVGEPSQQKGYLESRAIVNNQLKYDLGGGLCQLPGLLYVLILKAGLNALEQHPHSKDIYTEETRFAPLGSDATVVYGYKDFRFQNTLSVPLCFRFTLLDEGIIAELCSTQPLEEFTIDFKVEQLPGGIKQVETLRYSQLTDSREKITTTIYPTLDPDAAVL